Proteins encoded together in one Planctopirus ephydatiae window:
- the cysW gene encoding sulfate ABC transporter permease subunit CysW produces MTEPARRGFSRSREPAWLKWLLIGIVYLIVVVLIIVPLLQVFSIALSAGWEAFVQKALVDPDSLHAMWMTFVVSSISVTINIFFGVALAWAVARFQFPGRTLLISMVDLPFAISPVAVGLMFMLLFGRQGFFGSTLEEWGIEIVFSTPGLILATTFVTLPFIARELIPVMEAIGPDEELAAITLGASGWQMFWLVTIPNIRWALLYGVILCTARAMGEFGAVSVLSGKIAGSTETMPLRVDKLFHEHDEPGAFAVASILTLFALMTLIAKAALEHWVLASIKKPDADEL; encoded by the coding sequence ATGACTGAACCCGCCCGCCGCGGCTTCAGCCGCTCACGAGAACCCGCCTGGTTGAAATGGCTGCTGATCGGGATTGTGTACCTGATTGTTGTGGTGCTGATTATTGTGCCGCTGCTGCAGGTCTTCTCGATCGCCCTTTCGGCCGGCTGGGAGGCTTTCGTGCAGAAAGCACTGGTCGATCCCGATTCGCTGCACGCGATGTGGATGACGTTTGTGGTCAGCTCGATTTCGGTAACGATCAACATCTTTTTTGGAGTGGCTTTGGCTTGGGCAGTGGCCAGGTTTCAATTCCCGGGCCGGACACTTTTGATTTCGATGGTCGATTTGCCATTTGCGATTTCGCCAGTCGCGGTAGGCCTGATGTTCATGCTCCTGTTTGGTCGCCAGGGGTTTTTTGGGAGTACTCTGGAAGAGTGGGGAATTGAAATTGTTTTTTCGACCCCGGGGCTGATTCTGGCGACGACGTTTGTGACCTTGCCATTTATTGCCCGTGAACTCATCCCTGTGATGGAGGCCATTGGGCCGGATGAAGAGCTGGCGGCGATTACGTTGGGAGCATCCGGCTGGCAAATGTTCTGGCTGGTGACTATCCCGAACATTCGCTGGGCGCTGCTCTATGGTGTGATTCTTTGTACGGCCCGAGCGATGGGCGAATTCGGCGCTGTTTCGGTGCTTTCCGGGAAGATCGCCGGCTCGACCGAGACGATGCCACTGCGAGTTGACAAGCTCTTTCATGAACATGATGAACCCGGTGCCTTTGCGGTCGCCTCGATTCTGACATTGTTTGCTCTGATGACACTCATTGCGAAAGCAGCACTCGAGCACTGGGTGCTGGCCTCGATCAAAAAACCTGATGCCGACGAGTTGTAA
- a CDS encoding sulfate ABC transporter substrate-binding protein: protein MTFRGLAALMTLAAIGVSLAISGCTKKSSNSQELLHVSYDVTREICTAVNEKFIKRYEAETGKKLTIKQSHGGSSSQARSVIDGLKADVVSLALWIDINAIAKSGLIETGWENRLPNESIPYFSTVVFVVRKGNPKNIKDWPDLVREGVEVITPNPKSSGNGKLSFLAAWGSVTTRGGSEEEAMKYLTDLYRHVPVLESGGRGATTTFLNKRIGDVQLAWENEGYLAVKESKGEVEIVYPPVSIRAEPVTAVVTSNAKRKGTTETAEAYLKFYFEPEVQKLIAENFFRPSDPQVAEEFQEKFPPLTMFRVTDISKGWDDAQTRFFSEGALFDQISKLAAKR, encoded by the coding sequence ATGACTTTCCGCGGGCTGGCAGCGCTGATGACGTTGGCAGCCATTGGTGTGAGCCTGGCCATTTCCGGGTGCACGAAAAAATCTTCGAACAGCCAAGAACTCCTGCACGTTTCTTATGACGTGACTCGCGAAATCTGTACTGCAGTAAACGAAAAGTTCATCAAACGTTATGAAGCCGAGACAGGCAAGAAGCTGACGATTAAACAATCGCATGGCGGTTCTTCGAGCCAGGCGCGCTCGGTGATCGATGGCTTGAAGGCAGATGTGGTTTCACTGGCATTGTGGATCGACATTAATGCCATCGCCAAGTCGGGATTGATTGAAACCGGCTGGGAGAATCGATTGCCCAACGAGTCGATTCCTTACTTTTCAACGGTCGTGTTCGTCGTTCGCAAAGGGAACCCGAAGAACATCAAGGATTGGCCCGACCTTGTTCGCGAAGGGGTGGAAGTGATTACTCCCAATCCCAAGTCCTCGGGAAATGGTAAACTGAGTTTCCTGGCGGCCTGGGGAAGTGTAACTACACGCGGCGGGAGTGAAGAAGAGGCCATGAAGTATCTGACCGATCTGTATCGGCATGTCCCTGTGCTGGAATCGGGAGGTCGTGGTGCGACGACGACTTTCTTAAATAAGCGCATCGGCGATGTGCAACTGGCCTGGGAAAACGAAGGATATCTGGCAGTCAAAGAGAGCAAAGGCGAGGTCGAAATTGTTTATCCGCCAGTAAGTATTCGAGCTGAACCTGTAACAGCCGTAGTGACATCGAACGCTAAAAGGAAAGGAACCACAGAGACGGCTGAAGCCTATCTGAAGTTCTACTTTGAACCTGAGGTGCAGAAACTGATTGCCGAGAATTTCTTCCGGCCCAGTGATCCCCAGGTTGCGGAAGAGTTTCAGGAGAAGTTCCCACCACTGACCATGTTTCGCGTGACAGATATTTCGAAGGGCTGGGATGACGCACAAACGAGGTTCTTCAGTGAAGGGGCCTTATTTGATCAGATCTCGAAACTGGCAGCGAAACGATAG
- a CDS encoding DUF6655 family protein, translating to MMKTQTILNWALCCGLVVTPLACTSTKTTNTARTAREQLLISNAIDHALEKVDLSTIQGTNLYIEEKYLEGVDKAYLVGSLRHRAMLAGANIVTKAEDADIVLELRSGSIGTDSADSFIGSPEITLPGMLTLPEVRLVSRSRQTATAKLGLLAYDPKSKQLLGQGGVSSAQSDDNNVFVFGVGPYHYGTVKEEVERTATPPATTAQQLPSQVAFRGTRPMGSAIARDVNEEGSVQLTGDQRPAD from the coding sequence ATGATGAAAACACAGACGATATTGAACTGGGCACTCTGTTGTGGTCTCGTTGTAACACCATTGGCTTGTACATCGACAAAGACAACGAATACGGCACGTACGGCACGTGAGCAGCTCTTGATTTCCAATGCAATTGATCATGCTCTCGAAAAGGTCGATTTGTCGACAATCCAAGGAACGAACCTCTATATCGAGGAAAAATATCTGGAAGGGGTCGATAAAGCCTATCTCGTGGGTTCGCTACGTCACCGGGCCATGCTGGCGGGAGCGAATATCGTCACGAAAGCTGAAGACGCTGATATTGTCCTCGAACTGCGGTCGGGTTCGATCGGTACTGATTCAGCAGATTCGTTTATCGGTTCACCCGAGATTACACTCCCCGGGATGCTGACACTTCCTGAAGTGCGACTTGTCAGCCGGTCACGTCAAACCGCGACCGCCAAACTGGGTTTACTGGCTTACGATCCCAAAAGTAAACAGCTTCTGGGACAGGGTGGCGTTTCATCAGCACAATCCGATGATAATAATGTCTTTGTCTTCGGTGTCGGGCCTTATCATTACGGCACCGTCAAAGAGGAAGTGGAGCGAACTGCCACACCACCTGCAACAACGGCTCAACAACTACCCTCGCAAGTCGCGTTTCGTGGTACACGGCCTATGGGATCGGCAATTGCCCGAGATGTTAACGAGGAAGGCTCAGTCCAACTCACCGGCGACCAGCGGCCGGCCGACTAA
- a CDS encoding MBL fold metallo-hydrolase produces MTRIHDINCGTLLVPGYPTVVCHCLLLEDPQGVALVDSGIGLLDIQNPLVRVGQPLIDLAGFQFHEHDTAIRRIEALGLKPQDVRHIVLTHADPDHAGGLADFPAAKVHLAAEERAALEVGHWRYLPIQFAHGPQWETYSSSPQTWFGLEAREVALGFEAQVLLIPLFGHTRGHCGVAISQGNRWLLHVGDAYYLKAELTVENHPVDAMATQRADDDRLRRASLEHLRRLSRDHADEIDLIGYHDLTELPR; encoded by the coding sequence ATGACCCGTATCCATGACATTAACTGCGGCACTCTCCTCGTCCCGGGGTATCCCACGGTCGTCTGCCATTGCCTGTTGCTGGAAGACCCGCAGGGCGTGGCACTGGTCGATAGCGGGATTGGCCTGCTGGATATTCAAAACCCGCTGGTACGTGTGGGGCAGCCGCTGATTGATCTGGCGGGCTTTCAGTTCCATGAGCACGATACCGCCATCCGCCGGATCGAAGCGCTCGGGCTTAAGCCGCAGGATGTCCGGCATATTGTGCTCACCCATGCTGATCCCGATCATGCAGGGGGCCTCGCCGATTTCCCCGCGGCGAAAGTCCATCTGGCAGCTGAAGAGCGGGCCGCCTTGGAAGTCGGCCACTGGCGATATCTCCCCATTCAATTTGCACATGGCCCTCAGTGGGAGACCTACAGTTCATCCCCGCAAACGTGGTTCGGCCTCGAAGCCCGTGAAGTTGCTCTGGGCTTTGAAGCTCAGGTCCTGCTGATTCCACTTTTCGGCCACACTCGTGGACATTGCGGCGTTGCTATTTCCCAGGGAAACCGCTGGCTACTCCATGTCGGCGATGCCTACTACCTTAAGGCAGAACTCACAGTCGAGAATCACCCCGTGGATGCCATGGCCACTCAACGCGCCGATGACGATCGTCTCCGCCGGGCGAGTCTTGAGCACCTCCGCCGCCTGTCCCGCGATCACGCCGACGAAATCGACCTGATCGGCTATCACGATCTAACAGAGTTGCCCCGTTAA
- a CDS encoding sulfate/molybdate ABC transporter ATP-binding protein: MSIRVEQVTKRFGAFTALDRLTVEAKGGELLALLGPSGSGKTTLLRIIAGLEHADEGVVRYEEEDVTGTHPRQRGVGFVFQHYALFRHMTVFDNIGFGMRIRKGSKQVITQRVRELLHLVRLEGLENRFPAQLSGGQKQRVALARALAVQPKVLLLDEPFGALDAKVRQELRQWLRQLHDEVPITTIFVTHDQEEAFEVADRVVVMKSGRIEQVGSPQEVFDHPANPFVMDFLGHVNVFHGRVHDGKMVAGGIEFNAPENSANAPNATAYVRPHDVDLTRIPESTESIRVKILQINPAGAVARVRCYSEEFGITLQIDLSRDRYLALRPVAGEELFASPRHARIFSPKEDYSI; this comes from the coding sequence ATGTCCATTCGTGTTGAACAGGTCACAAAACGATTCGGTGCTTTTACGGCACTCGACCGCTTGACCGTAGAAGCCAAAGGTGGCGAACTGCTGGCGCTCCTGGGTCCCAGTGGCTCTGGGAAAACCACGCTGCTGAGAATCATTGCCGGTCTCGAGCATGCTGATGAAGGTGTGGTCCGCTACGAAGAAGAAGATGTGACGGGCACCCATCCCCGTCAGCGCGGGGTGGGCTTTGTCTTTCAGCACTACGCCCTGTTCCGTCACATGACTGTCTTCGACAACATTGGCTTTGGTATGCGGATTCGTAAAGGATCCAAGCAGGTCATTACACAGCGTGTCCGCGAACTGCTGCATCTGGTGAGGCTGGAAGGGCTCGAGAATCGCTTCCCGGCACAGCTTTCGGGCGGACAAAAGCAACGTGTGGCTCTCGCCAGAGCGCTCGCCGTGCAGCCGAAAGTGCTCTTACTCGATGAACCCTTTGGCGCTCTCGATGCCAAGGTTCGTCAGGAATTGCGGCAATGGCTCCGCCAATTGCACGATGAAGTACCGATCACCACGATTTTCGTGACTCACGACCAGGAAGAGGCGTTTGAAGTTGCCGACCGGGTGGTGGTCATGAAATCAGGAAGGATCGAGCAGGTCGGCTCCCCGCAGGAAGTATTCGATCATCCGGCCAATCCGTTCGTGATGGATTTTCTGGGACATGTGAACGTGTTCCATGGACGAGTTCACGATGGCAAAATGGTCGCGGGTGGAATTGAGTTTAATGCTCCGGAAAACTCCGCCAACGCTCCCAACGCGACTGCCTACGTCCGACCTCATGATGTCGATCTCACGCGGATTCCTGAAAGTACCGAATCAATCCGCGTGAAAATTCTGCAGATTAACCCTGCGGGAGCCGTTGCCCGTGTCCGCTGCTATTCGGAAGAGTTTGGCATCACTCTGCAAATCGACTTGAGCCGAGATCGCTATCTGGCACTGAGACCCGTGGCTGGCGAGGAATTGTTCGCCTCACCACGCCATGCCCGGATCTTCTCGCCTAAGGAAGATTACTCGATCTGA
- a CDS encoding RrF2 family transcriptional regulator produces the protein MKLSRKTDYALRALVTLAIRQQEGSPPTPVRELAKINDIPRRFLEMIMLELKAAGWVTSVAGRIGGFHLAVPPEQLSMGQVVRLFDGTLAPLPCVSVTHHEVCSQETSCRFRRVLLDIRNYTARRMDQATLKAVVDSQPVMREEIFAVGFSGGDGI, from the coding sequence ATGAAGCTTTCGCGGAAAACTGATTATGCCTTACGGGCCTTGGTCACACTGGCGATTCGTCAGCAGGAGGGTTCTCCCCCCACACCGGTGCGCGAGCTTGCCAAGATTAATGATATTCCACGGCGGTTTCTCGAAATGATCATGCTCGAGCTGAAAGCGGCCGGCTGGGTGACGAGTGTGGCTGGCCGGATTGGCGGGTTTCATCTGGCAGTTCCGCCTGAGCAATTGTCGATGGGGCAGGTGGTGCGCTTGTTTGATGGCACTCTGGCACCTCTGCCTTGTGTTTCAGTCACACACCACGAGGTTTGTTCACAGGAAACATCCTGTCGATTTCGTCGTGTGCTCCTGGATATTCGCAATTACACCGCCCGGCGGATGGATCAGGCCACACTGAAGGCAGTCGTCGATTCACAACCTGTGATGAGGGAAGAGATCTTCGCAGTCGGGTTTTCTGGTGGCGATGGAATCTGA
- the cysT gene encoding sulfate ABC transporter permease subunit CysT, with protein sequence MSSATLSPPTGSLKKRRVLPGLGLSLGYSITVLTLLLFIPLAACFAKAATLTPSQFWAAAWSERAQSAYFVTFFCSLIAAIIDSIIGVILAWVLVRYQFFGKRFIDSLIDLPFALPTAVAGLVYANMYAEHGWFGQWLVPWGIHVAFTKLGIILVLVFVGLPFVVRTVQPLLETLDDDLEDAAELLGATRWQTLSMVIFPAIQPALLTGFALTFARAIGEFGSVIFISGNLQYKTEIAPYLIVSRLEEYAYAEATAVAVVLIVISLILLVIINGLERWNRRYD encoded by the coding sequence ATGTCTTCTGCCACTTTATCTCCTCCGACAGGGAGTCTCAAGAAACGCCGTGTCCTTCCCGGACTGGGGTTAAGCCTGGGTTATTCCATCACGGTTTTGACTCTGCTGCTCTTTATTCCACTGGCTGCCTGTTTTGCGAAAGCCGCCACACTCACACCCTCACAGTTCTGGGCTGCAGCCTGGAGTGAACGAGCCCAGTCAGCATACTTTGTGACGTTTTTCTGCTCGCTGATTGCCGCGATCATCGATTCGATTATCGGTGTCATACTGGCGTGGGTGCTGGTGCGATATCAGTTTTTCGGGAAACGATTTATCGATTCGCTCATCGACCTGCCGTTTGCCTTACCGACGGCCGTTGCCGGTCTGGTCTATGCGAACATGTATGCCGAGCACGGATGGTTCGGTCAGTGGTTGGTTCCCTGGGGCATCCATGTGGCTTTCACGAAGCTCGGGATCATACTGGTGCTGGTCTTCGTGGGCCTGCCATTCGTCGTGCGAACAGTTCAGCCTTTGCTGGAGACTCTCGATGACGATCTTGAAGACGCCGCCGAGTTATTGGGCGCCACGCGCTGGCAGACACTTTCGATGGTGATCTTCCCGGCCATACAGCCGGCTTTGCTGACAGGTTTTGCATTGACCTTTGCCCGGGCCATTGGCGAGTTCGGCTCGGTGATCTTTATCTCTGGTAACCTGCAGTACAAAACAGAAATCGCTCCGTATCTGATTGTTTCCCGGTTGGAAGAATATGCCTATGCCGAAGCGACGGCTGTTGCCGTCGTGCTGATTGTGATCTCACTGATCCTGCTGGTGATCATTAACGGACTCGAACGCTGGAACCGCCGCTATGACTGA
- a CDS encoding vitamin B12-dependent ribonucleotide reductase: MGTSRPLPEAAPMRIRPEFCPEGVDPFSTSEWELRSAFIKDENGKVLFEQKDCEIPAHWSPLATNVVVSKYFYGEHGTSERETSVRQVINRVARTIADWGIADGYFASREDGENFYNDLAWLCLHQYGSFNSPVWFNVGLYHQYGVAGSKGNYRFDLKTQEVVRAETSYEYPQASACFIQSVDDNMEDIMRLATSEAMLFKFGSGTGTDLSSIRSAKEKLSGGGTPSGPLSFMRVYDQIAAVVKSGGKTRRAAKMQSLKDWHPDILEFIQCKLKEEKKARVLIESGEYDSNFNGEAYGSIMYQNANLSVRLSDEFMRAYEENKKWVTHWVTDATKPGPAYEARYVMRQMAEGAWHCGDPGVQFDTIINRWHTCPNDGRINASNPCSEYMFLDDTACNLASLNLRKFQRDDGRFDVERYRSAINIFLTAQEILVDHASYPTPQIAANSHKYRPLGLGYANLGSLLMSMGIPYDSAAGRGICGALTSLLTGQAYLTSSRIAAFAGPFEGYRNNADPMLRVMRMHRDAVDRIDSSCPEELRKAAEEVWDDVVDSGRRFGFRNSQATVLAPTGTIAFMMDCDTTGIEPDIALVKYKQLAGGGLMKIVNRTVPLALKTLGYDSPEVERIVKAIEEHDTIEAATDLSPDHLAVFDCAFKPASGTRSIQWRAHIKMMAAAQPFLSGAISKTVNMPADSTVEDIEKAYAEGWRLGLKALAVYRDGSKQSQPLNVKKGGDGNKEVAPGQPVRRRLPTTRHSLTHKFSVGGHEGYITVGLFEDATPGELFISMAKEGSTIGGLMDVIGTETSMCLQYGVPLEVLVEKFSHSRFEPSGWTQNPDIPNAKSVVDYIFRWMAIQFMPGFREANVPRRAESASGEEGESAESHRVAGAAPATPAGKAAHGLNGSLKPEIKGSDKLPASLEKRIHAPLPTSGTNGSHTTNGHTSNGHASHGKTNGSTHAELHVLDQSRSQQFSRFQTDAPACSNCGSITVRNGACYLCHNCGTSLGCS, encoded by the coding sequence ATGGGAACATCGCGACCACTTCCGGAAGCTGCACCAATGCGGATTCGTCCGGAGTTTTGCCCCGAAGGTGTCGATCCGTTTTCGACCAGCGAATGGGAACTTCGTTCCGCCTTCATCAAGGACGAAAATGGCAAGGTGCTGTTCGAGCAGAAGGATTGCGAAATTCCTGCTCACTGGAGCCCACTGGCCACCAACGTCGTCGTCAGCAAGTACTTTTATGGTGAGCACGGTACCTCGGAGCGTGAAACCAGTGTCCGCCAGGTGATCAATCGCGTGGCCCGCACGATTGCCGATTGGGGCATTGCCGATGGCTACTTCGCCAGCCGGGAAGATGGCGAAAACTTCTACAACGATCTCGCCTGGCTCTGTCTCCATCAGTACGGCAGCTTCAACTCGCCCGTGTGGTTTAACGTCGGGCTCTACCATCAGTACGGTGTGGCTGGTTCTAAGGGGAACTACCGCTTCGATCTCAAAACTCAAGAGGTCGTCCGTGCGGAAACTTCCTATGAATATCCTCAGGCCAGTGCCTGCTTCATTCAGTCAGTCGATGACAACATGGAAGACATCATGCGCCTCGCCACCAGCGAAGCCATGCTCTTCAAGTTCGGCTCCGGCACCGGAACAGATCTCTCCTCCATCCGCAGTGCGAAAGAAAAACTTTCGGGCGGTGGGACACCTTCCGGCCCACTCTCGTTCATGAGAGTTTACGACCAGATTGCGGCTGTTGTGAAATCAGGCGGCAAGACACGCCGGGCAGCTAAAATGCAGTCGCTCAAGGACTGGCATCCAGACATCCTCGAGTTCATCCAGTGCAAGCTCAAGGAAGAGAAAAAGGCTCGCGTCCTGATCGAATCGGGTGAGTACGATTCGAACTTCAATGGCGAAGCCTACGGCTCGATCATGTATCAGAACGCCAATCTCTCCGTTCGCCTGAGCGATGAGTTCATGCGGGCTTACGAAGAAAACAAGAAATGGGTCACTCATTGGGTCACAGACGCCACCAAGCCCGGCCCTGCCTACGAAGCTCGCTACGTGATGCGGCAAATGGCCGAAGGTGCCTGGCATTGCGGTGACCCTGGTGTGCAGTTCGATACGATTATCAATCGCTGGCACACCTGCCCGAACGATGGTCGCATCAATGCGTCGAACCCCTGCTCGGAATACATGTTCCTCGATGATACCGCCTGTAACCTTGCCAGCCTGAACCTGCGGAAGTTCCAGCGGGATGATGGTCGCTTTGATGTCGAACGCTATCGTTCCGCGATCAATATCTTCCTGACAGCTCAGGAAATTCTGGTCGATCACGCCAGCTATCCGACTCCACAGATCGCTGCCAACAGCCACAAGTACCGTCCGCTTGGTCTGGGCTATGCCAACCTGGGCAGCCTCCTCATGTCGATGGGCATTCCTTACGATAGTGCGGCTGGTCGCGGGATTTGCGGGGCATTGACCTCTCTGCTCACCGGTCAGGCTTACCTCACTTCTTCGCGAATTGCAGCTTTCGCCGGTCCATTCGAGGGCTACCGCAACAATGCCGACCCAATGCTCCGCGTGATGCGTATGCATCGCGACGCCGTCGATCGCATCGATTCGTCCTGCCCCGAAGAACTTCGCAAGGCAGCCGAAGAAGTGTGGGATGATGTGGTCGATAGTGGTCGCCGTTTCGGCTTCCGCAACAGCCAGGCCACAGTCCTTGCACCGACAGGAACCATTGCCTTCATGATGGATTGCGATACCACGGGCATTGAGCCCGATATCGCTCTCGTGAAGTACAAGCAATTGGCTGGTGGCGGCCTGATGAAGATCGTCAATCGCACTGTGCCACTCGCTCTGAAGACCCTCGGCTACGATTCCCCCGAAGTCGAACGAATCGTCAAGGCCATCGAAGAGCACGACACCATCGAAGCGGCGACCGATCTTTCACCAGATCATCTCGCAGTCTTCGACTGTGCCTTCAAGCCTGCCAGTGGAACACGCAGCATTCAGTGGCGTGCTCACATCAAGATGATGGCAGCCGCTCAGCCGTTCCTCTCAGGTGCGATTTCCAAGACGGTCAACATGCCTGCTGATTCGACAGTCGAAGATATCGAAAAGGCTTATGCCGAAGGCTGGCGACTGGGCCTGAAGGCACTGGCTGTCTATCGCGACGGTTCCAAGCAAAGCCAGCCACTCAACGTGAAAAAGGGAGGCGATGGCAATAAGGAAGTGGCTCCAGGCCAGCCTGTCCGTCGCCGGTTGCCCACGACCCGCCACTCGCTCACGCATAAGTTCTCGGTGGGCGGGCACGAAGGCTATATCACTGTCGGTCTGTTTGAAGATGCCACACCGGGCGAACTCTTCATCAGTATGGCTAAAGAAGGTTCAACCATCGGTGGCCTGATGGATGTCATCGGGACCGAAACCTCGATGTGCCTCCAGTACGGCGTACCGCTCGAAGTTCTGGTCGAGAAATTCTCGCACAGCCGGTTCGAACCTTCGGGCTGGACACAGAACCCGGATATCCCCAACGCGAAGAGTGTAGTCGATTACATCTTCCGCTGGATGGCAATCCAGTTCATGCCCGGCTTCCGCGAGGCCAACGTCCCGCGGCGAGCTGAATCGGCCTCTGGTGAAGAAGGCGAGAGTGCCGAAAGTCATCGCGTGGCCGGAGCCGCACCTGCGACTCCGGCCGGCAAAGCAGCACACGGCTTGAACGGCAGCCTAAAGCCGGAGATCAAGGGGAGTGACAAGCTGCCAGCTTCACTGGAAAAGCGAATTCACGCACCCCTGCCAACCTCCGGGACAAACGGCAGCCACACCACCAACGGGCACACGTCCAATGGCCACGCCAGCCATGGCAAGACGAATGGAAGCACGCACGCTGAACTCCATGTTCTGGATCAATCCCGGAGCCAGCAGTTCAGCCGCTTCCAGACCGACGCCCCCGCCTGTAGCAATTGCGGCTCAATCACCGTAAGAAACGGAGCCTGCTACCTCTGCCACAACTGCGGCACCAGCCTCGGCTGCAGTTAA
- a CDS encoding SDR family NAD(P)-dependent oxidoreductase has product MKLLGKNALVTGSSRGIGRGCAIELARAGANVAINYFSNRDEAESLAREIEALGRKAVIFQGDVSQQEVIERMIDETAQALGSLDLFVSNAVYSDREPMLKANLDGFRRTIDVCMWGAFYGVRAAALKMVAQGQGGAMAVISSPHAVIAIPTAMAYNMAKAAIDHMARTAAIELAPHRIRINIIHPGWIDTPGERKFFTEEQLAEGAKKLPFGRLGQPEEIGKAVAFALSDDAAYMTGSTLLIDGGVSLPWWSNRESGQQ; this is encoded by the coding sequence ATGAAACTTCTTGGCAAGAATGCATTGGTCACTGGTTCGTCTCGCGGGATTGGTCGAGGCTGTGCGATTGAGTTGGCACGGGCTGGAGCCAACGTGGCGATCAATTATTTCAGCAATCGGGACGAAGCCGAATCGCTCGCTCGGGAGATTGAAGCACTGGGCCGGAAGGCAGTGATCTTTCAGGGCGATGTCTCACAGCAGGAGGTGATTGAACGAATGATCGACGAGACCGCCCAGGCGCTGGGCAGTCTGGATCTGTTTGTCTCGAATGCGGTCTATAGTGATCGCGAGCCAATGCTCAAAGCTAATCTCGATGGGTTCCGCCGCACGATTGATGTCTGCATGTGGGGCGCGTTTTACGGCGTGCGCGCAGCGGCTCTGAAAATGGTCGCTCAAGGTCAAGGCGGAGCGATGGCAGTCATCAGTTCGCCACATGCCGTCATCGCCATCCCGACAGCCATGGCCTATAACATGGCGAAGGCGGCGATCGACCACATGGCCCGCACTGCGGCTATCGAACTGGCACCTCATCGCATTCGCATCAATATCATTCATCCCGGCTGGATTGATACACCCGGCGAACGTAAGTTTTTTACCGAAGAGCAATTGGCAGAAGGAGCCAAAAAGCTGCCCTTCGGTCGGTTGGGACAACCCGAAGAGATTGGAAAAGCTGTGGCCTTTGCACTCAGCGATGATGCGGCCTATATGACGGGTAGTACACTCTTGATCGATGGTGGTGTCAGCCTGCCCTGGTGGTCAAATCGGGAGTCTGGCCAGCAATAG